The Equus asinus isolate D_3611 breed Donkey chromosome 14, EquAss-T2T_v2, whole genome shotgun sequence genomic sequence GGGGTGGAGACATGGGAGTGACTCCTCCGGCGCCCGTCTTTGGCATGGAGACGTACCCCGGCGCCTACAACAGCGCCTCCCCAGAGCTCAACCTGTCCCGCGTGCTGGCCGGCGCGGCCCGGGCGGACCAGACGGGCGCGCTCTCGGAGCAGCAGCAGTACGTGATCGGGCTGTTCCTGTCCTGCCTCTACACCGTCTTCCTCTTCCCCATCGGCTTCGTGGGGAACATCCTGATCCTGGTGGTGAACATCAGCTTCCGCGAGAAGATGACCATCCCCGACCTGTACTTCATCAACCTGGCGGCGGCGGACCTCATCCTGGTGGCGGACTCGCTGATCGAGGTGTTCAACCTGGACGAGCAGTACTACGACATCACCGCGCTGTGCACCTTCATGTCGCTCTTCCTGCAGATCAACATGTACAGCAGCATCTTCTTCCTCACGTGGATGAGCTTCGACCGCTACATTGCCCTGGCCAGGGCCATGCGCTGCGGCCTCTTCCGCACGAAGCAGCATGCCCGGCTGAGCTGCGGCCTCATCTGGATGGCCTCCGTCTCCGCCACCCTGGTGCCCTTCACCGCCGTGCACCTGCAGCACACCGAGGAGGTCTGCTTCTGCTTCGCAGACGTCAAGGAGATCCAGTGGCTCGAGGTCACCTTGGGGTTCATCATCCCCTTCGCCATCATCGGGCTCTGCTACTCGCTCATCGTCCGGGTTCTCGTCAAGGCTCACCGGCACCGCGGCCTGCGTCCCCGCAGGCAGAAAGCCCTCCGGATGATCTTCGCCGTGGTCCTCGTCTTCTTCATCTGCTGGCTGCCGGAGAACATCTTCATCAGCGTCCACCTGCTGCAGCGCACGCAGCCGGGGTCCGCTCCCTGCACACAGTCTTTCCGCCACGCCTACCCGTTAACGGGCCACATCGTCAACCTCGCGGCCTTCTCCAACAGCTGCCtgaaccccctcatctacagCTTTCTCGGGGAGACCTTTAGGGACAAACTGAGGCTGTACATTGAGCAGAAAACCAACATGTCGACTCTGAACCGCTTCTGCCACGCGGCCCTCAAAGCGGTCATCCCCGACAGCACGGAGCAGTCGGAGGTGAAGTTCAGCAGTGCGGCGTAGAGACAACTGAGCTGCACCCAGAGACAGCAGAACGTGATGTCACTCACAGGACGGCCCCGGGGCAAGGTGGGAGACAGCCCGGCCACCTCACGCCCAGAGGTGCATGAGAACAGGCCGTGAACTCACCAGGCCCCAGCCACGGTCACACGTGGGGCTCTGAGAGACAAGCCCCCTTGATCCTGCATGGTCACACAC encodes the following:
- the GPER1 gene encoding G-protein coupled estrogen receptor 1 is translated as MGVTPPAPVFGMETYPGAYNSASPELNLSRVLAGAARADQTGALSEQQQYVIGLFLSCLYTVFLFPIGFVGNILILVVNISFREKMTIPDLYFINLAAADLILVADSLIEVFNLDEQYYDITALCTFMSLFLQINMYSSIFFLTWMSFDRYIALARAMRCGLFRTKQHARLSCGLIWMASVSATLVPFTAVHLQHTEEVCFCFADVKEIQWLEVTLGFIIPFAIIGLCYSLIVRVLVKAHRHRGLRPRRQKALRMIFAVVLVFFICWLPENIFISVHLLQRTQPGSAPCTQSFRHAYPLTGHIVNLAAFSNSCLNPLIYSFLGETFRDKLRLYIEQKTNMSTLNRFCHAALKAVIPDSTEQSEVKFSSAA